The bacterium genome window below encodes:
- a CDS encoding amidohydrolase family protein — protein VRRIQGRQHADTRLFAGGSGGLEHLDFVGDRKPVSALRFEEARAFGSALVEAKSGYGLTVADEIKMLEAAAAAGKKARVRVLPTLYASNASPPDQTGSDAWVRAIAEDLIPEAATRRLARAVCVRVGDSGFAPDDVRAIASAARAHDLPLRLRLSAASRESVELALELGAHAIEFAGDLASAAPCAESVIVSPVDHFLRGYERADLRGLIDAGACLALSTGTEPGFGRACSMPFAIALACKRLGLSVAESIVAATYGAARALGVDDEYGAIVPGRRTPLLAIDLPSWEALPYAIADIPRAQLIG, from the coding sequence GTTCGACGCATACAGGGTCGGCAGCACGCGGACACGCGCCTTTTTGCCGGCGGCAGCGGCGGCCTCGAGCATCTTGATTTCGTCGGCGACCGTAAGCCCGTATCCGCTCTTCGCTTCGAGGAGGCGCGTGCGTTCGGAAGCGCGCTCGTCGAAGCGAAGAGCGGATACGGGCTTACGGTCGCCGACGAAATCAAGATGCTCGAGGCCGCCGCTGCCGCCGGCAAAAAGGCGCGTGTCCGCGTGCTGCCGACCCTGTATGCGTCGAACGCTTCCCCGCCGGACCAGACCGGAAGCGATGCCTGGGTGCGCGCGATCGCCGAAGATCTCATCCCGGAAGCCGCGACGAGGCGCCTTGCGCGAGCGGTGTGCGTTCGCGTGGGCGATTCCGGTTTCGCGCCCGATGATGTTCGCGCCATCGCGTCGGCCGCGCGCGCACACGACTTGCCGCTGCGGCTGCGCTTGTCCGCGGCCTCGCGCGAGAGCGTCGAGCTGGCGCTGGAACTTGGCGCCCACGCCATCGAGTTTGCCGGCGATCTGGCGAGCGCGGCGCCGTGCGCGGAATCGGTGATCGTTTCGCCGGTCGACCATTTTCTGCGCGGATATGAACGCGCCGATTTACGCGGGCTGATCGACGCGGGCGCGTGCCTGGCCCTTTCGACGGGAACGGAGCCGGGATTCGGGCGCGCGTGCAGCATGCCGTTCGCGATCGCGCTCGCTTGCAAGCGCCTTGGATTGTCGGTGGCGGAGTCGATCGTCGCCGCGACTTACGGCGCGGCGCGCGCGCTTGGCGTCGATGACGAATACGGAGCGATCGTGCCGGGGCGGCGCACGCCGCTTCTGGCGATCGACCTGCCGTCGTGGGAGGCTCTGCCCTACGCGATCGCGGACATTCCGCGCGCGCAGCTCATCGGCTGA